One window of the Labilibaculum sp. genome contains the following:
- a CDS encoding sulfite exporter TauE/SafE family protein translates to MEWYYYILIVIVGVFCGFLNTLAGSGSIISLAVLMFMGLPANVANGTNRIAILMQNIVGVSSFKKQKVFSFKEGIWLALPAIVGSVIGASLAVEINEDMMQKTIGGLLIFLFFIVLYKPDAWVKGQAGLIRSKPSIIQIVIFFFIGLYGGFIQAGVGFFLLSGLVLGAGFDLVKANAIKVFIVLLYTPFALGVFIMNGQIDYKIGFILAAGNMIGAYVAANFAVSLGAKFVRYILLLVIIFASFKFLGVYEMFGLI, encoded by the coding sequence ATGGAATGGTATTATTATATTTTAATTGTAATTGTTGGTGTTTTTTGTGGGTTTCTAAATACGCTTGCAGGTAGTGGATCAATAATTAGTTTGGCTGTGCTGATGTTTATGGGACTTCCCGCAAATGTTGCTAACGGAACCAATCGAATAGCCATTTTGATGCAGAATATTGTTGGGGTCAGCAGTTTTAAAAAGCAAAAAGTTTTTTCTTTTAAAGAAGGGATCTGGCTGGCACTTCCAGCTATTGTTGGATCGGTAATTGGAGCCAGTCTTGCTGTTGAAATCAATGAGGATATGATGCAGAAAACCATTGGCGGTTTGCTTATTTTCCTCTTTTTTATCGTGCTTTACAAGCCTGATGCATGGGTGAAAGGACAGGCAGGGTTAATTCGATCAAAACCGAGTATAATACAAATTGTAATTTTCTTTTTTATTGGATTGTATGGTGGATTTATACAAGCTGGTGTTGGGTTTTTCCTTCTTTCAGGATTGGTGTTGGGAGCAGGTTTTGATCTCGTGAAGGCAAATGCGATTAAGGTATTTATTGTTCTTCTTTACACCCCATTTGCTTTGGGTGTTTTTATAATGAATGGACAAATTGATTATAAAATTGGTTTTATTCTTGCCGCAGGAAATATGATTGGAGCTTATGTTGCAGCTAATTTTGCTGTTAGTTTAGGAGCTAAATTTGTGCGTTACATTCTTTTATTGGTAATTATTTTCGCCTCTTTTAAATTTCTTGGAGTCTATGAAATGTTTGGATTAATATAA
- the nhaD gene encoding sodium:proton antiporter NhaD — protein sequence MFTLMVVVFVLGYAAIALEHPLKIDKAASALLIGVITWVLYVFGGVDILSTGVSRAWNEYVAINPHADSHQGMLDFITHHEVLHHLSEISAILFFLLGAMTIVEIVDQHQGFKLITDKIKTTNKVKLLWILSVLTFFMSAALDNLTTTIVMVALIRKLIDAKEDRWFFASMVVLAANAGGAWSPIGDVTTIMLWIGGQVTTLKIITGVFLPSLFTMIVPLTIVSFWMKGNVKRPAKANANEKEFTTAKERAFILTLGISSLLFVPVFKTVTHLPPYMGMLFGLGVMWMVTEIMHKNKEHEDRRRLTVIGILKKVDVPTVLFFLGILSAVSSLQSAGHLDILAKYMDENIHNIYVINLIIGILSSVVDNVPLVAGAMGMYSIESAGAVGYLSNFVQDGLFWEFLAYCAGTGGSILIIGSAAGVAAMGMEKIDFIWYLKKISLLALAGYLAGAGVYYLEAVLLH from the coding sequence ATGTTTACACTAATGGTTGTGGTTTTTGTTCTAGGATATGCTGCTATAGCACTAGAACATCCGCTGAAAATTGACAAGGCCGCTTCGGCTCTATTAATAGGAGTAATAACCTGGGTTCTATACGTATTTGGAGGAGTTGATATTCTCTCAACAGGCGTTAGCAGAGCCTGGAATGAATATGTTGCAATAAACCCGCATGCCGACAGTCATCAAGGAATGTTGGATTTTATAACTCATCACGAGGTTCTTCATCATCTATCTGAAATATCTGCCATTCTCTTCTTCCTTTTAGGAGCAATGACAATTGTTGAGATTGTTGACCAACATCAAGGATTTAAATTAATTACTGATAAGATTAAAACAACAAACAAAGTAAAACTTCTTTGGATACTTAGTGTTTTAACCTTTTTCATGTCTGCAGCTCTTGATAATCTTACAACCACCATCGTAATGGTTGCTCTTATCCGAAAATTGATTGATGCTAAAGAAGACCGCTGGTTTTTTGCCTCGATGGTTGTATTAGCAGCTAATGCCGGAGGTGCCTGGTCGCCAATTGGTGATGTAACAACAATTATGCTTTGGATTGGCGGACAGGTAACTACTCTTAAAATTATCACCGGAGTATTCCTGCCTTCTTTGTTTACAATGATTGTTCCGTTAACTATCGTTTCATTTTGGATGAAAGGAAATGTAAAACGTCCAGCTAAAGCAAACGCAAACGAAAAAGAATTTACAACAGCCAAAGAACGTGCCTTTATTTTAACATTAGGTATATCCTCCCTATTGTTTGTTCCTGTTTTTAAAACCGTAACCCACTTGCCTCCATACATGGGAATGCTATTTGGATTGGGTGTTATGTGGATGGTCACTGAAATTATGCACAAGAACAAAGAACATGAGGATAGAAGAAGACTTACTGTTATTGGTATTCTTAAAAAAGTTGATGTCCCAACCGTACTTTTCTTTTTAGGTATATTGTCAGCCGTATCCAGTTTACAATCTGCAGGACATTTGGATATTTTAGCCAAATACATGGATGAAAATATTCACAACATCTATGTCATCAACCTAATAATTGGAATCCTTTCATCTGTTGTGGATAATGTGCCTTTAGTGGCAGGTGCAATGGGAATGTATTCTATTGAAAGTGCCGGTGCGGTAGGATATCTATCCAACTTTGTTCAGGACGGTTTATTTTGGGAATTTTTAGCTTATTGTGCTGGAACAGGAGGAAGTATTTTAATTATTGGATCTGCTGCCGGAGTTGCTGCAATGGGAATGGAAAAAATCGATTTCATCTGGTATTTGAAAAAGATTTCACTTCTTGCTTTAGCCGGATACCTTGCTGGTGCCGGGGTTTACTACCTTGAAGCAGTCTTATTGCATTAA
- a CDS encoding biopolymer transporter ExbD yields the protein MALKTRNKVNPNFSMSSMTDIVFLLLIFFMVTSTLIAPNALKLLLPQSKNQTAAKPITTVSIDKEFNFFIETTPIPFSQLENRLQKRLAREEDPTISLHVDKSVPMEQVVRVMNIAKNNKYKLILATRAK from the coding sequence ATGGCATTAAAAACCAGAAATAAGGTAAATCCTAATTTTAGCATGTCATCAATGACAGACATTGTGTTCTTGTTGCTTATATTCTTTATGGTAACATCAACTCTTATCGCTCCAAATGCGCTAAAATTACTCTTGCCGCAAAGTAAAAATCAAACCGCTGCAAAACCAATAACTACAGTTTCAATAGATAAGGAGTTTAACTTTTTTATTGAAACCACACCTATTCCATTTTCTCAACTTGAAAATCGTTTGCAAAAACGTTTGGCGAGAGAAGAAGATCCAACCATCTCCTTGCACGTTGATAAATCTGTGCCTATGGAGCAGGTTGTTAGGGTAATGAATATTGCGAAAAACAATAAATACAAGTTAATATTGGCAACAAGAGCTAAATAA
- a CDS encoding translocation/assembly module TamB domain-containing protein produces MIPILTYLIFLNSRVQTYASQKIANYISDQTNTPVRIEGVNISPFKSIILKGLYIEDYQKDTLVYVGNLTAKIDSFNIRKQKIFINKLTLDRAYVNLQEDENRLFNYDVFLDSLSSGKKGNTTDTIQKSWEITVANVDLINSQFGYSAPDTIPQEFGMNYNNIYVSKLNLQARNIQIVGDSVDFQLQHLSCIEKSGFELKDFTAKTWITSHQWGLKDVNITSPNSKLQAEHLYFNYEPGKQNWQHFTKKMKLDFQLISSRISFLDIAYFNDLLLGFRETGFLSGHIYGTVYDLRGRDIDIVYGANTVLKGRFYMNGLPYLKDAYLEADFEELTTTISDIEKVYIPGYEKEFFNLPGYFDNLGLIHYNGQFNGFLNDFVFYGDFKTELGEIKTDILFKPNSGNSRLNFTGDLKASNFYLGGLIEQEKVGNVSLNVSVNGFTETDLTQGAMKGNISKVDFYDYEYKNLSLDGFFTNSSFDGKISIEDPNIGFDFTGNIDFSKEIPTMKFSSHLRNAKLFPLHLNTKDPKSELSLSLDANFAGSEFDNANGIIEITNTEYKNSLGEFVLNKLTINSFSSPIFKRTILNSDISDAKIEGNYEIDQLISSVANMAYVYFPAYAPEKEFVNTDSTNNFNFSINLKETEPVTKLFYPDIKLAPNTSLVGKLNAKEQLIEMHFTSPTLTVQDKSFEELKLDLSTDNKELVIKGRTNKFSVSDQFKLYNLSEKITASNNKVSLDLLWNNWDAVTYSGFISAKASVQKSKESNNPVWDINLLPSSLIMADSVWSVQESKLVIDSTSFAIDHFRISRKNQYFGLDGKISSNPADSINFQIQNISLKNLNDLTREQNIGIDGTVRGYLQISDFYGDRLSNSNLMLENLVLNKDTLGNFYLISDWEKVEKKLSFSSFTDHNNHKELNLQGNYFPELDSLNMDINIDKIRLNLLNPYLQENISKINGNASGHVHIVGASSKPKTSGFIKLENANFTINELQTTYTCNDSIKITPSELQFNNFKLVDTDQNTATIYGVISHQLFQNFNLDLAVNTRSFNVLNTKPTDNELFYGQAYVTGITTMFGPVNDLDIEVRAKTDKNTRLYVPLNNSGDIEESNFITFVNSNHQSETNLEDEYKIDLSGIRLNCDLEITPETEVQIIFDSKIGDVLKAKGGGNLKLEIDTKGDFKIFGDYTIQTGSYLFTLQNVINKKFDLANGGNIKWDGDPYNATLNINAVYNVKTTLYDLLLNTPYIDNTKKVPVECNMNLSQNLENPLIRFDINFPTLDQQTQSILEGLFSTEDEMNKQILSLLVLNRFYTPEYLRSTDPDFENKNSSYAVGITTSELLSNQLSNWLSQISNDFDIGVSYRPGDNLTNDEIELALSTQVFNDKLTINGNVGTGNSQTSNSDIVGDVDVNFKLDKKGKLQLKAFTRSNEYLVYEETRNTQGIGIFYKEDFNTFSGLVKKYLNFLKSNKDQKKK; encoded by the coding sequence ATGATACCCATTTTAACGTATCTGATATTCTTGAATAGTCGTGTACAAACCTACGCAAGCCAAAAAATTGCCAATTATATTTCAGACCAAACAAATACTCCCGTCAGAATTGAAGGAGTAAATATCTCCCCATTTAAAAGCATAATACTAAAAGGTCTTTATATTGAAGATTATCAAAAAGACACTTTGGTTTATGTTGGGAATCTAACAGCTAAAATTGATTCTTTTAACATCAGAAAACAAAAAATTTTCATCAACAAACTGACTTTAGACAGGGCATATGTAAATCTTCAAGAAGATGAAAACAGATTGTTTAACTATGATGTTTTTCTAGACTCACTATCCAGTGGAAAAAAAGGAAATACGACTGATACAATTCAAAAATCATGGGAAATTACTGTTGCCAACGTCGATCTTATCAATTCTCAATTTGGATATAGCGCACCTGATACAATTCCTCAGGAATTTGGCATGAATTATAACAATATTTATGTCTCGAAACTTAATCTTCAAGCTCGTAACATTCAAATTGTTGGTGACTCGGTAGATTTTCAACTGCAGCATTTAAGCTGTATTGAAAAATCAGGATTCGAATTGAAAGACTTTACAGCCAAAACATGGATAACCAGTCATCAATGGGGATTAAAGGATGTAAATATTACATCACCAAACAGTAAGCTTCAAGCAGAACATTTATATTTTAACTACGAACCGGGCAAACAAAACTGGCAGCATTTCACTAAAAAAATGAAGCTGGATTTCCAATTAATCTCCTCTCGGATTAGTTTTTTAGATATAGCTTATTTTAATGATCTGCTCTTGGGATTTAGGGAGACCGGATTTCTTTCCGGCCATATTTACGGCACTGTTTACGATTTAAGAGGTCGTGATATTGATATTGTATATGGTGCCAATACCGTTCTTAAGGGACGATTTTATATGAATGGACTTCCTTACCTAAAAGACGCTTATTTGGAGGCCGATTTTGAAGAGCTCACAACTACGATTTCTGATATTGAAAAAGTTTACATTCCTGGTTATGAAAAAGAATTCTTTAATTTGCCTGGATACTTCGACAATTTAGGCTTAATTCATTATAATGGTCAATTTAATGGTTTTTTAAATGACTTTGTCTTTTATGGAGATTTTAAAACTGAATTGGGTGAAATTAAAACGGATATACTATTTAAACCGAATTCGGGAAACAGCAGATTAAATTTTACCGGAGATCTTAAAGCATCAAACTTCTACCTTGGAGGTTTAATAGAACAGGAAAAAGTTGGGAATGTTTCCTTAAATGTTTCGGTAAACGGTTTTACAGAAACAGATCTAACCCAAGGTGCCATGAAAGGAAATATCAGTAAAGTAGATTTCTACGATTACGAATATAAAAACCTTTCCCTGGATGGATTTTTCACGAATTCAAGCTTTGATGGTAAAATTTCTATTGAAGATCCTAATATCGGCTTTGATTTTACCGGAAATATTGACTTTTCGAAGGAAATTCCAACAATGAAATTTAGTTCTCATCTTCGTAATGCCAAACTCTTCCCCCTTCATTTAAATACAAAAGATCCAAAATCAGAACTTAGCTTATCTCTGGATGCAAATTTTGCCGGAAGCGAATTTGATAATGCAAATGGAATTATTGAAATTACAAATACTGAATACAAGAACAGTTTGGGCGAGTTTGTTCTCAACAAACTTACAATCAACTCATTTTCATCGCCAATATTTAAAAGAACTATCCTGAATTCTGATATTTCTGATGCCAAAATAGAAGGGAATTATGAAATTGACCAATTAATTTCTTCTGTTGCAAATATGGCTTATGTTTATTTTCCAGCCTATGCCCCGGAAAAAGAATTTGTAAATACCGACAGTACAAATAATTTTAATTTCTCAATAAATTTAAAAGAAACAGAACCTGTTACAAAGCTTTTTTATCCAGATATTAAATTAGCTCCAAATACTAGCTTAGTAGGAAAACTAAATGCAAAAGAACAGTTAATCGAAATGCATTTTACTTCGCCTACTCTTACGGTGCAGGATAAATCGTTTGAAGAACTCAAATTAGATCTCTCTACCGATAATAAAGAGCTTGTTATAAAAGGACGCACAAATAAATTTAGCGTTTCAGATCAATTTAAATTGTATAACCTGTCAGAAAAAATTACTGCCAGTAATAATAAGGTTAGTTTAGATCTGCTTTGGAATAACTGGGATGCTGTCACCTACAGTGGTTTTATTAGTGCCAAAGCGAGTGTCCAAAAGTCGAAAGAATCTAATAATCCTGTTTGGGATATCAATCTGCTTCCGAGTAGTTTAATAATGGCTGATAGTGTTTGGTCTGTTCAAGAATCTAAGTTAGTAATTGACAGCACAAGTTTTGCAATTGATCATTTCAGAATCAGCAGAAAGAATCAATACTTTGGCTTAGATGGAAAAATCTCGTCCAATCCTGCTGACAGTATCAACTTTCAAATTCAGAACATTAGCCTCAAGAATTTAAATGATCTGACCCGAGAACAAAACATTGGAATTGACGGGACTGTTCGGGGCTACCTGCAAATTTCAGACTTTTATGGCGACAGATTATCCAACTCCAATCTCATGCTTGAGAACCTTGTTCTTAATAAAGACACCTTAGGAAATTTTTATTTGATCAGCGATTGGGAAAAAGTTGAGAAAAAACTCTCATTTTCATCTTTTACGGATCACAACAATCACAAAGAGCTGAATTTACAAGGTAATTATTTCCCTGAATTGGATTCCCTAAACATGGATATTAATATTGACAAAATACGTTTGAACTTATTAAATCCTTACTTACAAGAAAATATTTCCAAAATAAATGGAAATGCATCTGGCCACGTTCATATAGTAGGGGCGTCCAGTAAGCCCAAAACATCGGGATTTATTAAATTGGAAAATGCGAATTTTACAATAAACGAACTGCAAACAACCTATACCTGCAACGACAGCATTAAAATAACACCATCCGAATTGCAGTTTAATAATTTTAAACTAGTTGATACTGATCAAAACACAGCTACCATTTATGGTGTTATATCTCATCAGCTATTCCAGAACTTCAATTTAGATTTGGCAGTAAATACGCGTTCTTTCAATGTTCTGAACACCAAACCAACTGACAACGAACTATTTTACGGACAAGCCTATGTTACAGGAATTACGACCATGTTTGGTCCTGTGAACGACTTAGACATTGAAGTTAGAGCAAAGACTGATAAGAATACCAGATTATACGTTCCCCTAAACAACAGTGGCGACATTGAAGAAAGTAATTTCATCACATTCGTAAATTCAAATCATCAATCGGAAACCAATTTAGAAGATGAATATAAAATTGACTTGTCGGGTATCCGCCTAAATTGCGATTTGGAAATTACTCCGGAAACAGAAGTGCAAATTATTTTCGATTCAAAAATTGGTGATGTTCTAAAGGCCAAAGGAGGAGGAAATTTAAAACTTGAAATCGACACAAAAGGTGATTTTAAAATATTTGGAGACTATACAATTCAAACAGGAAGTTACCTTTTCACACTGCAAAATGTGATCAATAAAAAGTTCGATTTAGCAAATGGTGGAAACATTAAATGGGATGGCGATCCGTACAACGCAACACTTAATATTAATGCAGTATACAATGTTAAAACAACATTATACGATCTACTTTTAAATACACCATATATCGATAATACCAAGAAGGTTCCGGTTGAATGTAACATGAATCTAAGCCAGAATCTTGAGAATCCACTTATTCGCTTTGATATCAATTTTCCTACCCTGGATCAGCAGACACAAAGCATCCTGGAAGGCCTGTTTTCAACCGAAGATGAGATGAATAAGCAAATTTTATCCTTATTGGTTTTAAACCGATTTTACACTCCCGAATATCTTCGATCGACAGATCCTGATTTTGAAAATAAAAACTCCAGCTATGCTGTTGGAATCACCACAAGCGAACTGTTATCCAATCAATTATCAAATTGGCTTAGTCAAATCAGCAACGATTTTGACATTGGAGTAAGTTATAGACCCGGCGATAATTTAACAAATGATGAAATTGAATTAGCTCTCTCCACTCAGGTTTTTAACGATAAGCTAACCATTAATGGTAATGTAGGAACCGGAAATAGTCAAACCAGCAATAGTGATATTGTTGGTGATGTAGATGTGAATTTTAAATTGGACAAAAAAGGAAAGTTACAACTTAAAGCATTCACCCGTTCAAATGAATATTTAGTATACGAAGAGACAAGAAATACACAAGGAATCGGTATTTTTTACAAAGAAGACTTCAATACCTTTTCTGGATTAGTGAAAAAATACCTCAATTTCCTCAAGTCAAATAAAGATCAAAAAAAGAAGTAG
- a CDS encoding MotA/TolQ/ExbB proton channel family protein: protein MNYLLILAGIQTVAQNEALLEGQGTEATEISLNFIDLAFKGGWIMVPIIVLSGIAMYIFFERFYAIRKATKVDSNFMNRIRDYIHEGKIDSALALCESNETPVSKMISKGIKRIGRPLNDVNAAIENIGNLEVSKLEKNLPTLATVAGAAPMIGFLGTVMGMIQAFYDMSTAGNNIDVSLLSHGIYTAMVTTVAGLIVGIIAYFAYNILVAKVEKVVFTMEATTTEFMDLLNEPIK, encoded by the coding sequence ATGAATTATCTTTTGATTTTAGCTGGGATTCAAACCGTGGCACAAAATGAGGCCTTACTTGAAGGACAAGGAACTGAAGCCACCGAAATTTCTCTTAATTTTATTGATCTGGCCTTTAAAGGCGGATGGATTATGGTTCCAATTATAGTTCTTTCAGGTATCGCTATGTATATCTTTTTTGAGAGATTTTATGCCATACGCAAAGCAACAAAAGTAGATTCAAATTTTATGAACAGAATCAGAGATTACATTCATGAAGGAAAAATAGATTCTGCATTAGCACTTTGTGAGTCGAATGAAACTCCAGTATCAAAAATGATTTCGAAAGGAATTAAGCGAATTGGACGACCACTAAACGATGTTAATGCTGCAATTGAAAACATCGGCAATCTTGAAGTTTCTAAACTTGAAAAAAACCTGCCAACACTTGCAACTGTTGCCGGTGCCGCTCCCATGATTGGTTTCTTAGGTACTGTAATGGGTATGATTCAGGCTTTTTACGATATGTCTACCGCAGGCAATAATATTGATGTCTCCCTTTTATCACATGGTATCTATACTGCAATGGTAACAACTGTTGCCGGTCTCATTGTTGGGATAATCGCTTATTTTGCTTATAATATTTTGGTAGCAAAAGTTGAAAAAGTCGTTTTTACTATGGAGGCAACCACAACCGAATTTATGGATTTATTGAACGAACCAATTAAGTAA
- the tsaD gene encoding tRNA (adenosine(37)-N6)-threonylcarbamoyltransferase complex transferase subunit TsaD, whose product MSTTILGIESSCDDTSASILRDGVIYSNITANQDVHMDYGGVVPELASRAHQQNIIPVVHQAMQKAGVTADEIDAVAFTRGPGLLGSLMVGTSFAKGFALSKNIPLIEVNHLQAHILAHFIDDLKNKYEHPDFPFLALLVSGGNSQIIVVKDHLEMEVIGETIDDAAGEAFDKCAKVMGLPYPGGPIIDRNAKLGNPLAYEFSRPKIQGLNYSFSGLKTSFLYFVRDRIKENPNFIAENMNDLCASLQYTIVDVLMNKVKKAAKETGIKQVAIAGGVSANSGLQKALTEAAVKFKWKVFIPQLGYSLDNAAMIAITGYFKFLKKEFVEQDTAPFARMTIK is encoded by the coding sequence ATGAGTACAACTATATTAGGAATTGAGTCGTCTTGTGATGATACTTCTGCTTCAATATTAAGGGATGGAGTAATTTATTCGAATATCACAGCCAACCAGGATGTACATATGGATTATGGAGGAGTTGTTCCAGAGTTAGCTTCGAGAGCTCATCAACAGAACATAATTCCGGTGGTTCATCAAGCCATGCAAAAAGCAGGAGTTACTGCCGATGAGATTGATGCAGTTGCTTTTACCAGAGGACCGGGTTTATTGGGGTCATTAATGGTTGGAACTTCCTTTGCCAAAGGTTTTGCTTTGTCTAAAAATATTCCTTTAATCGAGGTGAATCATCTGCAGGCACATATTCTTGCGCATTTTATTGATGATTTAAAGAACAAATACGAGCATCCTGATTTTCCCTTTTTGGCTTTGCTTGTATCCGGCGGTAATTCTCAGATTATTGTGGTTAAAGATCATTTAGAGATGGAAGTAATTGGGGAGACCATTGACGATGCAGCAGGAGAGGCGTTTGATAAATGTGCTAAGGTGATGGGATTGCCTTATCCGGGAGGTCCGATTATTGATCGTAATGCAAAATTAGGCAATCCTCTTGCTTATGAATTTAGCCGACCAAAAATTCAAGGATTAAACTATAGTTTCAGTGGGCTTAAAACGTCATTTTTGTACTTCGTTCGCGATCGGATAAAGGAGAATCCAAATTTTATAGCGGAAAATATGAATGATTTGTGTGCGTCGCTGCAATACACAATTGTTGATGTTTTAATGAACAAAGTTAAAAAAGCGGCAAAAGAAACTGGGATTAAGCAAGTGGCTATTGCCGGTGGTGTTTCAGCCAATTCCGGATTGCAAAAAGCGTTGACAGAGGCAGCCGTAAAATTCAAGTGGAAAGTTTTTATTCCTCAGCTAGGTTATTCTCTTGATAACGCCGCGATGATTGCAATTACCGGTTATTTTAAATTTCTTAAAAAGGAATTTGTAGAGCAGGATACAGCTCCTTTTGCCAGAATGACCATTAAATAA
- a CDS encoding cell envelope integrity protein TolA — translation MSNSKGKRIGFVGTIIFHIGLLAILFYLGFHTPLPLPEEEGILVNFGNTNQGLGKKDPAPSQSTQAVTAVSKPAPKPQVSQSKPEKSTSSANEKILTQETEEAPSVPSAKETAKKKAEIEKNKKIKAEQDRLKKIEKEKKRQEEIKQQQEAEAERQRLAEIEKLRKEEAERQEKIANINNKAKNVFGQGTASNSSQGNTSTSGNQGAPNGSSDSDNYNGSGLGNKGVSYDLKGRNSMSIPKPQYNLQESGKVVVEITVDRNGKVVNARPGMPGSTTSNSTLFEAARKAAMKAVFNSDPKASAFQQGSITYHFQLD, via the coding sequence ATGAGTAATTCTAAAGGCAAACGAATTGGATTTGTTGGGACAATAATTTTCCACATTGGATTACTTGCCATACTATTTTATCTGGGATTTCATACGCCGCTTCCTCTGCCGGAGGAAGAAGGTATTTTGGTGAATTTTGGGAATACGAATCAGGGATTAGGCAAAAAAGATCCGGCTCCTTCTCAGTCGACTCAAGCTGTTACTGCTGTTTCGAAACCTGCACCAAAACCACAGGTTTCTCAATCGAAACCGGAAAAATCAACAAGTTCAGCCAACGAAAAAATTCTTACTCAAGAAACTGAAGAAGCTCCTTCTGTTCCTTCGGCAAAGGAAACAGCAAAAAAAAAGGCTGAAATTGAAAAAAATAAAAAAATAAAAGCGGAACAAGATCGACTGAAAAAAATTGAAAAAGAAAAGAAGCGACAAGAAGAAATTAAACAACAACAAGAAGCCGAGGCGGAAAGACAACGTTTGGCTGAAATAGAAAAACTTAGAAAAGAAGAAGCAGAAAGACAGGAAAAAATTGCCAACATCAACAATAAAGCAAAAAATGTTTTTGGCCAGGGTACTGCCTCAAATTCATCTCAAGGCAATACATCGACTTCGGGCAATCAGGGAGCTCCAAACGGATCTTCGGATTCTGATAATTACAATGGTTCAGGTTTAGGGAATAAAGGCGTTTCGTACGATTTAAAAGGCCGAAACTCTATGTCCATACCCAAACCACAATATAACTTACAAGAAAGCGGAAAAGTGGTTGTTGAAATAACTGTTGACAGAAATGGAAAAGTGGTTAATGCAAGACCTGGAATGCCAGGTTCTACAACCAGTAATTCTACCCTATTTGAGGCAGCCAGAAAAGCAGCAATGAAAGCCGTTTTCAATTCTGACCCAAAAGCTTCAGCGTTTCAACAAGGATCAATCACTTATCATTTTCAATTGGATTGA